The following DNA comes from Candidatus Methylacidiphilum fumarolicum.
CCTGCCATGTCTTGAAGCTCACAGTCGCCATCCACAGGGCACATCAAACAATCCAAGGGATGATCCGAAATATACAATTCCATAACGTTGCGACGGAGCTTGGCAAGTTTTTCAGAAAATGTTTTGACCTTCATGCCCTGTTCTACAAGGGTCGTACAGGAGGCTGGATACCCTCTTTTGCCTTCTATTTCCACAAGACAAAGCCTACAAGATCCAAAAGGTTCAAGGCTTTCTGTAGCACAAAGCTTGGGAATCATAATTCCATGCAATGCCGCAGCCCTTAAAAGGGATGTCCCCTCAGGAACGCTGACTTCTATCCCATCAATGGTTAGAGTTACAGCTTTTGGTTGAATCTCGGATTCGTGGACAAACCGAGCCATTTTATTTTGAGTAGCACCATTCTTATGGCCGTTTCTATATTTAATCCACTCTATAGGGCTTCCAGGCGTTCCAAGATCTATTCGTTTGTCGGTTAACATGGCTTCGTCCTCCTTTTTCTGATTTTCTAGCGGTGTAATTTTTTGAATCTGTCCTCTTTTTTCTTTCACATTAAAGAGCGCCCGCAAAGGCACAAATTTCTTCTTTACTATAGCCAAAATCCTCTGGAAAATGTCTCAACGCACTCAAAACGGGGAAGGGAGTCATTCCTCCCAAGCCGCATAATGAAGCATGAAGCATCGTATCACACAGATCGAAAAGCAGCTCTAGCTCTTTTCGAGATCCTTTCCCCATTAAAATTTTTTCCATTAACTCCATGCCCCTGGTCGAACCAATCCTGCAAGGCGTGCATTTTCCACAAGATTCCTCAGCACAAAATTCCATGGCATAATGAGCCATATGCGCCAAGTTTGTTTGATCATCAAACACAATGATTCCCCCATGACCTACAATCCCTTTGACTTTGCTTAATTCCTCGTAATCTAGAGGAATATCCAAAAGATGTTCGGGAAGATAAGGACCCAAGGGACCTCCAATTTGAATGGCTTTGAGTGGCCTACCGCTACGCGTGCCTCCTCCAAAACCATAAACCAGATCCCGAAGAGATATGCCAAAGGGTACTTCTACAAGTCCCGGATACTTGAGATTTCCAGAGAGTTGAACCGGCAAAGTACCTTTGGATCGGTTGACTCCATAGGCTGCGTAGGCCTCTCCTCCATGAGACAAAATCCATGGAACAGAAGCTAGAGTAATCACATTGTTGATTACGGTGGGTTTTCCCCACAATCCTTTAAGGGCTGGTAAAGGCGGTCTTGGCCTTACCATTCCTCTTTTGCCTTCAAGGCTCTCAAGAAGAGCTGTTTCCTCTCCACAGACATAGGCTCCTGCTCCAAGAAAAACCTCTAAATCAAAAGAAAAGGAGGAACCAAAGAGTGGACTGCCCAATATTCCCTGCGATCTACAAACCGCAATGGCTTTGTTGAGTACTTCGTGAGCAAGCGGATACTCAGACCGAAGATAGATATATCCTTTATCAGCTCCTACAGCAAACCCAGCAATCGCCATTCCTTCAATGAGCAAGAATGGATCGCCTTCCATAACCATTCTATCAGAAAAGGTTCCTGAATCCCCTTCATCCGCATTGCAGACGATGTATTTCTGGGAAGCGATAGCCCCCTTTGTTGTTTTCCATTTGATGCCAGTTGGGAAGGCTGCCCCACCACGGCCTCTTAACCCAGATTTTGTAATTTGATCAATGACTTTGTCTGGACCCAATTCAATCGCTTTTTTTAATCCCTGAAATCCCCCACAAGCCATGTAAGAATCTAATGATAAAGGATCGTTCTTTCCGATTCGTTCAAAAATCAATCTTGTCTGTTTTTTCAAGTAAGGATGCTCTTGAAGATTTCCTAAACAAAGAGGATGGTCTGAACCCTCCAGGAAACCTGAATCAAATAATGAGCCAATCGCCTCTTCAGTCACTGGCCCATAGGCGATCCTTCTGCCTCCTTCTAGTTCGACTTCTATAACCGGCT
Coding sequences within:
- a CDS encoding formate dehydrogenase beta subunit encodes the protein MHTLYIAKDYSAIAVGADEVAFAVEKEAFLRNIPIRIVRTGSYGLYWLEPVIEVELEGGRRIAYGPVTEEAIGSLFDSGFLEGSDHPLCLGNLQEHPYLKKQTRLIFERIGKNDPLSLDSYMACGGFQGLKKAIELGPDKVIDQITKSGLRGRGGAAFPTGIKWKTTKGAIASQKYIVCNADEGDSGTFSDRMVMEGDPFLLIEGMAIAGFAVGADKGYIYLRSEYPLAHEVLNKAIAVCRSQGILGSPLFGSSFSFDLEVFLGAGAYVCGEETALLESLEGKRGMVRPRPPLPALKGLWGKPTVINNVITLASVPWILSHGGEAYAAYGVNRSKGTLPVQLSGNLKYPGLVEVPFGISLRDLVYGFGGGTRSGRPLKAIQIGGPLGPYLPEHLLDIPLDYEELSKVKGIVGHGGIIVFDDQTNLAHMAHYAMEFCAEESCGKCTPCRIGSTRGMELMEKILMGKGSRKELELLFDLCDTMLHASLCGLGGMTPFPVLSALRHFPEDFGYSKEEICAFAGAL